One stretch of Amycolatopsis sp. 195334CR DNA includes these proteins:
- a CDS encoding Imm53 family immunity protein, with amino-acid sequence MLISCRFLERWFAGQCDDDWEHRYGITLETRDNPGLGACRRPRRHEPCRIGGFLGNAQTGATRTGSTTGPLTPASGRVAERRTRTWHDRNGKTSRHIARLCPTTDYPNLDVLAPVGKTCKRVTFRAHYRSA; translated from the coding sequence GTGTTGATCAGCTGTCGTTTTCTCGAGCGCTGGTTCGCCGGACAGTGCGATGACGACTGGGAGCATCGGTACGGAATCACACTGGAGACTCGGGACAACCCCGGGTTGGGCGCTTGCCGTCGACCACGCCGGCACGAACCTTGCAGGATCGGCGGATTCCTTGGCAACGCCCAGACAGGAGCAACTCGGACTGGCTCCACTACTGGTCCGCTGACGCCCGCTTCGGGGCGCGTTGCGGAGCGGCGAACCCGCACCTGGCATGATCGCAACGGAAAGACCTCACGACACATTGCGCGTCTGTGTCCCACAACCGACTACCCCAACCTCGACGTGCTCGCCCCAGTAGGTAAGACCTGCAAGAGAGTGACATTTCGTGCGCACTATCGCTCGGCATGA